In Eublepharis macularius isolate TG4126 chromosome 4, MPM_Emac_v1.0, whole genome shotgun sequence, the following are encoded in one genomic region:
- the LOC129327611 gene encoding serine protease inhibitor Kazal-type 6-like, translating into MNTTGVFVLLSLSLFCLFSDVAAQRVMQIDCSQYMDDSICSREGEPICGTDDQTYGNRCAFCKATRGKGNLAVRHMGECRGKTGMRS; encoded by the exons ATGAACACCACAGGTGTATTTGTGCTTCTAAGCCTGTCCCTCTTCTGCCTTTTTTCAG ATGTGGCTGCCCAACGCGTGATGCAG ATTGATTGTAGTCAATACATGGATGATTCAATCTGCTCCAGAGAGGGAGAACCTATCTGTGGAACAGATGATCAGACTTATGGAAACCGGTGTGCTTTTTGCAAGGCCACTAG GGGAAAGGGAAATCTTGCTGTTCGTCACATGGGGGAGTGCAGAGGGAAAACTGGCATGCGCAGCTGA